The region AAATTGTCTAACCTGTGTTCTCAATCCAATTCATTTGCATCAATTGcttttcatttattaaacaaatgaaggaaaaggaaacgcacacacacacacacacacacacctagttTTGTTTTATGATCATACATAATAAATATAGGGGGCTTATCTGCAAACATTTCCATTAAAAGTCACCGTGTTTCATTATAATCGTTCCATTAAAACTCACCGTGTTTCATTATCATTGTTCATAATAATAATGACTAAGAAAGCAATTACAGAATTTTTCTGCTTACCTGGCTTCCCCCCAAAACACACAAATATCAACTAAGAACAACAGTGGGTACACCaacacacaccaacacactcctCCAAGTTAGCAAACCTACAGGTTTACCCCAGGCTGTTGCGTGAATCAGTTTGGGTCTGTGATCTCACCCTGCGAGGATCTCATCTTATGCTTCCCAAACGGATCCTGCAAATGGATCCAGTAGGTCTGAAGGGCACCAGGTTACAGACAGACTGGCATTTTGGGtggtctggggaaaaaaatgggttTGGGGGTGTCCTGAGCCAAAGAACCAGATCTGGATATTCTGTCTCAGAGAACTCGCTTGGAGAATTCCCACCTCGGTTTTATTCTGGTGGCCTCGAATCTGTTTTGAAAGCATGTAATTACGGTGGTGATTTGGTTGGCTTCTTCTCCCAAATCTGGTGGGCTTCGGAGGAGCCCAAAAGCGGGTCTTTTTCAGGAAAGTAGAGGCAGTTTGAACTCTGGGCAGGAGGAGCTGTGTAAGAGAAACCTTCCATCCTCTTGGCCCTACAGATGCTCCGGAGAGGAATTGTGACATCAAGAAATGAAGAACCAATTGCGTTGTTCCCAAGAGTGGCCTTCATGCcaaattgtattgctaactagggaatacaaaacctttgccagaccaatcctcggatacagctcgtctgcctggaatccacactgcatgTCGGACATGAATAcgatcgagcgagtccagaggtatttcacgagaagagtcctccactcctctgctcgcaacagaatccctgacgccaccaggctcgaaattttgggcttggacaacctgaaaCTACGCCACTTAGGATCTGACCGAAGcccagtacacaaaattgtctgctacaaggtcctacctgtcaacgacttcttcagcttcaacctcaataacactcgggcaaacaattgatacaaactcaaggtcaaccgttcgaaactcgattgcagaaaatacgacttcagccacagagaggtcaatgcctggaatgctctacccgactcccttgttacatcctcaaacccccaaaactttaaccttagactttcTACTGtcggatctcaccccattcctaagaagtccgtaAAAGGGGGCCTGCATAAGTGCGCCAgagtgccttccgtccctgtcctaccgtccccctttattcgtacccatttcctgtgttcatgtccatgtttatacttatgcctgttatctcgtacatgtttgacataCTGCAACGGACATACATCTGAAAAATGATTGGAAGTCCCTTTCTTCTGGTGCGGTTGTaattctgaatggtcactaagtgaactgttgtacgttgaggactacacgtAGTTCTTAGTGCCTGGAACATGCATGGGAGctaaatttttcagcttttaaagaGAGAAGTTGGTTGAGTGAAGGAGCATCATTTTTCCctgttctctcccttcctccccctccctcccttcctccttctctctctttctttctctcccccctctttccctccatctctccctcctctctctccccctcctttctctctctccctccctcttctccctcccctctctccccctccttctctcccgccctctctccctcttctctttcctctctccccctccttctctccctccctccctccctcctatctctccccctcctcctctctctctctccctccctcttctccctcctctctctccccctccttctctcccgccctctctccctcttctctttcctctctccccctccttctctccctccctccctccctcctatctctccccctcctttctctctctccctccctcttctccctcctctctctcccctccttctctttctccctccatctctccctccctccctctccctcctctctcccgccctccttctctctctcctccctcttctccctcccctctctccccctccttctctctccctccttctctccccctccttctctctctctctctctctccctcttgtccctctctctccccctcctctctctctccctccctcttctccctcccctctctccccctccttctctctccctccatctctcccacctcctctctctctctccctctctccctcttgtccctcctctctcccttccttctctctctccctcctctctcccactctcctctctctccctcttcttcctcccctctctccccctccttctctctctccctcttctccctcctctctctcccctccttctcccttcctccatctctcccacctccttctctctctctccctctctccctcttgtccctcctctctctccccctcctctctctccctcccatttctccctcctctctctcccctccttctctctccctccatctctcccacctcctctctctctccctctccctcttgtccctcctctctctctccctcctctctcccctcctctctctccctccatctctccctccctccctctccctcctctctcccgccctccttctctctctcctccctcttctccctcccctctctccccctccttctctctccctccttctctccccctccttctctctctctctctctctccctcttgtccctctctctccccctcctctctctctccctccctcttctccctcccctctctccccctccttctctctccctccatctctcccaccctccttctctctctctctctcccttcctcttgtccctcctctctcccttccttctctctctccctcctctctcccactctcctctctctccctcttcttcctcccctctctccccctccttctctctctccctcttctccctcctctctctcccctccttctcccttcctccatctctcccacctccttctctctctctccctctctccctcttgtccctcctctctctccccctcctctctctccctcccatttctccctcctctctctcccctccttctctctccctccatctctcccacctcctctctctctccctctccctcttgtccctcctctctctctccctcctctctcccctcctctctctccctccatctctccctccctccctctccctcctctctcccgccctccttctctctctcctccctcttctccctcccctctctccccctccttctctctccctccttctctccccctccttctctctctctctctctccctcttgtccctctctctccccctcctctctctctccctccctcttctccctcccctctctccccctccttctctctccctccatctctcccaccctccttctctctctctctctcccttcctcttgtccctcctctctcccttccttctctctctccctcctctctcccactctcctctctctccctcttcttcctcccctctctccccctccttctctctctccctcttctccctcctctctctcccctccttctcccttcctccatctctcccacctccttctctctctctccctctctccctcttgtccctcctctctctccccctcctctctcccctcctctctctccctcccatttctccctcctctctctcccctccttctctctccctcctctctctcccctccttctctctccctccatctctcccacctcctctctctctccctctccctcttgtccctcctctctctctccctcctctctcccctcctctctctccctccatctctccctccctccctctccctcctctctctccccctctttctctccctctctccctccctctctccctcttctccctcccctcccctccttctctctctctctcttctccctcctctctctccccctccttctctctctccccctccttctctctctccccctccttctctccccctccttctctccccctccttctctctctctctctctctctctctctctctctctctctctctctctctctctcacacacacacacacacacacacactacaaatCTGAATCTCACAGCcaaaaaaattgcagcaacattGCAAAGGCTTCTGAGCATTAAGTCATGAACTCCCCTTCCCCCCAATGCAGGGTTTTTCTTCCCATAACTACAAGGACACAGAGCAGAATCGGTGCCTCGCTTTATTGTTCTGGAAACGGTTCCttttgctttcaaaaataaaaacacgCTGCATATTCGTACAAAACAATGGCGCCGACGGGCAAGGCCCGTCCAGAGAATGTGCCAGCCGCCCATTGAGTAGGGCCAAAGTCCTTGTGCTGAGGTCTCCAAAAACGTCACTTGCAATGTTTGCTGGTGTCCAGTTTCTTGTACTCCTCGTTGTAAGGGGCTCCGGCGAAGCAGATGGCTGCCGAACGGTCGCAGTTACAAATAAAAGCGCCACATTCGTCGTTCTTAtctggagggggagaaggaaattGTGAGCCTTGGGGAGGGATGGGGGACACATGGCCAAAATAAACACCGcactgttagcaatagcaatagcagttcgacttatataccgcttcatagggctttcagccctctctaagtggtttacagaggcagcatatcgcccccaacaacaatccgggtcctcatttcacccacctcggaaggatggaaggctgagtcaaccttgagccactgagatttgaaccgctgaactgcagatagcagtcagctgaagtggcctgcagtactgcaccctaaccactgcgccacctcggcgagACACAGTCACCCAACAAAGAATTGAAAGTGGCATAttggtgtgtatatgtgtgtgtgtgtgtgtgtgtgtgtgtgtgtgtgtgtgtagcgactatttagaatattttgttgaaaaatgaaggaataagatttctgtttgaatgtatgatgtacaaggataataatgaacttaagcatacctgatagttgattggtggaattacgCATAATTGAAACTAGTggtatacaaatataaatttggtgcagtggttagagtgcagcactgcaggctacttcagctgactgcagttctgcagttcggctgttctaatctcaccggctcagggttgactcagccttccatccttccgaggtgggtaaaatgaggacccggattgttgttgggggtaatatgctgactctgtaaaccgcttagagagggctgaaagccctatgaagcggtatataagtctaactgctattgctattgctattgctattgctaaatggttggtaaaaaattttttttctttcacattgggattatataaaggtatactgttatcaaacagacaatcaagaatgtaagggaattaggatttattggggaaaaaataatactaattgtaattgaacatatactgtacgaTGAAAGtgagttatactagatgaaaaatcagtgatggtaaatattattcgagaatatggatgtaaaaacacttgtaaccaaacgacatgctgtatgtgatgcttttttttttttttttaattgtgtgtgtgtgttgtccgtttaataaaaataatagcaatagcaatagcaatagcagttagacttatacgccgcttcatggggctttcggccctctctaagcggtttacagagtcagcacatcgcccccacagtctgggtcctcatttcacccacctcggaaggatggaaggctgagtcaaccttgagccggtgagattagaaccgctgaactgcagataacagtcaactgaagtggcctgcagtactgcaccctaaccgctgcgccacctttatattaaaaaaaaaaagaaaggaagtggaGGGCTACCTGCCTTggaaagccgggggggggggttgtgcgatATTTACCTTTGCAGGTGATGTTGCCCCCAGAACAGGTGTATGAATAAACCTTGGTGTAAGGGCTGTCCAGGAGAGATTTACAGGCAGGGTGTTTCTTGGCTTGGGAATAGCAGCCGTCGTGAGTCTGGCAGCATCTGGGCAAAAGGAGGAAGGGTTAGAGCTGGGTCTCCAGATGTGAGGAGTCCTcgcttttggggtgggggtggggtcctTGGGGGGTCTTGGagcttttcttgcaggcgtttcatcacccaactaggtaacatcatcagtgctgaaggcggggggggggtgaagtTTGAGGGGTAttggtgaaggaggaggaagaagaagaggaggggaactgaggaatccttggtgctccgTGAGCTTGATAGTCttcatttcatcacccaactaggtaacatcatcagtactagaagagaGGGGATTttgcagagaggaagaggaggaggaagaggaggaggaattgtAAAAGCCTTAGTACTTtctaagcttggctgttttcttgcagacaattcATTACCTAACCAGGTAACATGATCAGTACTATactagaagagagggagaaggaggaggggaagagaggaggagaagaagaaggagagaaagaggagaaagagaaggaggacaggaaggagaggaaagagaagaggaggaggaaaatgactgtggggtccttggtgctctctgagtttgattgttttcttgcagacatttcacgacccaactaggtaccatcatcagtgctagtaagggaatggggtttgcagcgaggaggaggaggaggaggattctgGGGTCTTGGCtgattttttgcagatgtttcatcacccaatGAGGCAACCTCATCAGCGCTAGGAGGGAGGGTATGTGGGGAagctctctgagcttcgttgtaAATCTACCTTTAGAtttagggggctggactagaagacctccaaggtgccttccagctctTATTCTGTTCCGTTAATTCTGCAATTCTTGCTGTGATTCCCTTCAAGCCCAAAGGAAGTCTGgaatggcacagggtctcctgctctgttggactagaacaggggtctccaatccttggccactttaaaaggcttggggacttcaactcccagaattccagctggctgaggaattctgggagttgaagtccccaagtcttttAAAGTGgcccaggttggagacctctggactcgaagacctccaaggtcccttccagccctgggatCCCAGGCTCTGAGATCTAAATGTGATCTGAAGATCCCCAGGGGAGGCCTTACCTGTCCAACTGGTCTACCGGCGTCCCACTGCCTCCGAGGCCACAGTAGCAACCGTAATCCGCGTAATCCAACAGAGGTCTGCTTCCGGGGACGGCGCACTTGATCATGTTGCTAAATTGTAAGAGGTTgcgaggcaggggaggaagagcagAAGCGGCTACGAGGGAGACACaaacttcccccccccaaaaaaggcgtTAGCATCTCCCAAATATCCAGCAGCCAAATCCAGTTCCCTGTTAAGTGACGATTGGGTGAATCATCATCTGCTTTTaatgacacccccctcccccataatcccttgcagggtagagagTCTGGGCAACCGAATGGAGCTGGGTGTTTTACTGGCCGTATTCCTTTCCTGTTGCCagtgaggagttttgttcagcagatctaTTCTCACTGTGAGAAATAgctgcttctacctaggattgtgattgtgattgtggcccacctcctgattgtgaggcaagagctccacctctaagcacctctttatctcctctctctttctccctctctttctctcatcactctttctctcctctctttctttctctcctctctctgtctctctcctctctctcatcactttctttcctctctgtctctctctctccctctttctttctcttatcactctttctctcccctttccctctttctttctctcctctctctctctctctgtctctctctcttatcactctttctcctctttctctctttctttctctcctctctttctctgtctctctctcatcactttctttcctctctgtctctgtctctccctctctctctcttatcactctttctctcctctttctctctttctttctctcctctctttctctgtctctctctcatcactctttcttttctctctgtccctctctctctctgtctttccctctctttctctcatcacttttttccctcactgactctctctctctctttctctctgtctctctctcccccctctctttctctcatcactctttctctcctctctctctttctttctctcctttctctctgtctctctctcatcactctttctttcctttctgtctctctctctccctctctctctcttatctctttctctcctctttctctctttctttctctcctctctttctctgtctctctctctcccccctctctttctctcatcactctttctctcttctctctctttctttctctcctttctctctgtctctctctcatcactctttctttcctctctgtctctctctctccctctctttctcttatcactctttctctcctctttctctctttctttctctcctctctctctgtctctctctcatcactctttcttttctctctgtccctctctctctctgtctctccctctctttctctcatcattTTTTCCCTCActgactctttctctctctttctctctgtctctctctctccccccctctctctctcattttctctcctctctctctttctttctctcctctctctatgtctctctgtctctctctcatcactctttctttcctctctgtctctctgtctctctctccctctctttctcttatcactctttctctctttctttttctcctctctgtctctctgtctctctgtctcatcactttctttcctctctccctttctctctctctctctctctctctttctctgcccccctttctctctctctgtctctctgtctctctctcacacacagatcTAAGTTGAACCTGTGATGTACCAGCTTGCTCTTTAGCACTCCTGCTCACCCCCATCCTACGAACTCCtccaacagaaaagaaaaacccacGCAGGTGTTCCACGCAACTCAAACCTCTGGAAACCACTCAGTGAAAGGTGCCTCCTGCCTTATCCCTGAGTGGATTCTTTGGATCTACTGGCTCTGGAAGGATCTCTACTTACGTGCTGCCGGGACCAAAAGATGAGCAAGATTCATTTTGTCTGCGGTCAAGCTGCAGTAAGAATGAATCTCGATACCCAGTGAGTTCAATCTTTTATAGCCTGGCTGTAACCTTGGCCCCGTGGGAGATAAGATCAAGGATGGcctgatttatattttttttaaaaaaactttttattttatttatgcaaacgtcacatctttgcaacacatgaCACTTCTTTTGCATATCTGTTGCgattcttttatctgtacatGCAAGTCTTGTATAGCTATAACTTTCTctacatttgcatttttattatttcatgcatcttcattctatatataacattctatatattctatgtgtaACAACCTTTGCTTGCAAATGTGCCAGTTTAACTCCCAAGAACTGGATCAGatattctgttgtttttttgcagggacagaaattaattttaactttattagTTTGCTTTATTGAATCATTTTGcatccatttcctattatttatttgctacagtctattttgtatttctatcttttaatcattttccagttttgcagttgttgttttttttaatttgtcgatctttcttcctttcttttttgctttccggtttcccccctcccctttcctctagccaattatagcataaatcccatacggagtgatattcagattcttctttctcttttaattcttttgtcagcctatccatctctgcacattccaatgtttttttttaaaaaatagaatttatttttattttcaaaacaaacacaacacataaaatcttccttctttacatactgtagaaagtgtatcagttggttacaaaaggttttcgtgcatctcttccacagtcctcaagcataattcatattaactcaagtattttaactcagatatttatacatgttacccttatacctccatttatatttgactataattatttaaacgcccttcatcataaaatataccaagatttaatacataaccacatactggcatttcatttaatatttctaaaatcctccaataacactgaatccttatgtcctaatctagctaaacatccataatatttaataacaattttttctaatcctcctgtttttttttaattacactttcttctgttggtgtgtaattattttttccagttttgtgcgactGTAATTCTTGCCGCCgtgattatgtgtagaattaagtatctaattttttttccataaTTTTCTTTCATCATTCTTAACAAAAACAATTCTGGTTTTAGTTCAATTTGCTGCGTAGTAATCTCCTCCagccaatctttttttccccccaatattttttcacagatgcgcacatccaccacatgtggtagcaTGTTCCTTGTTGTTGGTCGCATTCCCAACAGTTGGTGAACACTCCGGGAACATTTTCACAATTCTTGCTGGTGGGAGATGGGATGGCTTGATTTGTCTATCAGCCCCATTCATCTTCCAGGAAGATGCTGTCTGCTTGCAAATGTGCCAGTTTAACTCCCGAGAATTGGATCagatattctgtttttttttgcagaacttTATTTAGTTGAGTttattagtttactttattgccaTTGCATATGggacaatgaaattaaatgccctcttcagtgtacattacaactatgaaaataaaaacacaatacattcgtcaagaatcataaggtacagcatttaatgatagtcataggcaggggtgagtttcaaccggttcacggcggtccccgcgaaccggttggttggcgaacccagaagtaagtaacttccaggaacggcgaagggcccacccgcccgcctgcgctccttaccggtctttgaaggcttctgcgcttccacgcaggcgcatggcacataccgagtctccgcgagcagctggagcatcgcgcaggcgctaagatgcatgcgtgaactgcgcgcgtgcacgaggacgccgctggccccgttccaaccgaaccggttggaacgggattagcaacccacccctggtcatagggtacaaataagcaatgagGAAACaaccaatatcaatataaatcgtaaggatacaagccacaaagttacagtcctgcagtcctcagtgggaggagatgggggataggaacgatgagaagactaatagtaatagtaacgcagtgaatagtttgacagtggtgagggaattatttctttagcagagtgatggcgttcggggaaaaactgtccttgtgtctagttatcttggtgtgcagtgctctatagcgtcgttttgagggcagGAGTTGAAACACGTCAGGCGTAAGGAGCTAGAACAATTTCCGCGAATAGGCCAAAAGAGGCTACTTTATTGTTGCTCGCCTATACTACAAGAATCATACCAGACTTGGGAAACCAGCAGTTAAGGCTTTCCTAGTCTGGTCTACGATGTTTCCTCACCTCGGAAGGAACTTCTTGGGTGAgtagcgaaatgtcttcaaaaaaaagagCAGAAGGCCCAGGTGCCTCTTGCAAACAGCACTTTTGGGACATAAGATGGGAGAAAAACACACTTAGCAAAGGTCTTGGTGATAGAAAGTTTGGCCTTATTTGTGGTTTTGCAAGTCCAGGACCAATTGTATCGCAAGACTATCTTAACAGAATCTTGCGAGTCTGAAAATGTAAACCTTCtgagtctctttttctctcccctaaTGAAGCGATGGGCTCTGCtctctcttatctgactgttccctaggcagca is a window of Thamnophis elegans isolate rThaEle1 chromosome 13, rThaEle1.pri, whole genome shotgun sequence DNA encoding:
- the PLA2G1B gene encoding phospholipase A2, producing MNLAHLLVPAALCVSLVAASALPPLPRNLLQFSNMIKCAVPGSRPLLDYADYGCYCGLGGSGTPVDQLDRCCQTHDGCYSQAKKHPACKSLLDSPYTKVYSYTCSGGNITCKDKNDECGAFICNCDRSAAICFAGAPYNEEYKKLDTSKHCK